In Capillimicrobium parvum, a genomic segment contains:
- a CDS encoding complex I subunit 5 family protein encodes MTALALSLLIPWAAGVVLLLADGRLRIVGWIAVAALAANLAALIVLTADVLGDGPVRVVTGDWPMGVGITLRADALGVLFALLSTVALLAAMVHEILEGVRERVFPAMVVLLGAGLTGTFLTGDLFNFYVFFELSMTAAYVLATYGGGRRELGAALVFTTVNLLGTFIFLLSVAGIYHITGSLDMATIGERMRAVDPDTGILVAAGFFVAFSVKLGLFPFHYWLPTVYVGSRPAVAAILSGGLANIGAYGVLRFGGEMLPRELELAAIGMIVIGCASILYGALLAVSRRTTREMLAYSAIGQVGYILVAVGIGGPVGFAAAILYTVVNALNKTLLFLTARMRGALVGAAFVVGALSVAGIPPAAGFVGKLQLFHAAAGRPTLIALIFLGGALSFVYVFQIYQYDFWRGERRGRRSGRPQQAVVAVLALAVLAVGLWPEPLLALSRDAAQVLPGARR; translated from the coding sequence GTGACCGCGCTCGCCCTGTCGCTCCTCATCCCCTGGGCCGCCGGCGTCGTGCTGCTCCTGGCCGACGGCCGGCTGCGGATCGTGGGCTGGATCGCGGTGGCGGCGCTGGCGGCGAACCTCGCCGCGCTGATCGTGCTGACCGCCGACGTGCTGGGCGACGGCCCGGTCCGGGTCGTCACCGGCGACTGGCCGATGGGCGTCGGCATCACGCTGCGGGCCGACGCGCTCGGCGTCCTGTTCGCGCTGCTGTCGACGGTCGCCCTGCTGGCGGCGATGGTGCACGAGATCCTGGAAGGCGTCCGCGAGCGCGTGTTCCCGGCGATGGTCGTGCTGCTCGGCGCCGGCCTCACCGGGACGTTCCTCACCGGCGACCTGTTCAACTTCTACGTCTTCTTCGAGCTGTCGATGACCGCGGCGTACGTGCTGGCGACGTACGGCGGAGGGCGCCGCGAACTCGGCGCCGCGCTCGTCTTCACGACCGTCAACCTGCTCGGCACCTTCATCTTCCTGCTGTCGGTCGCCGGCATCTACCACATCACCGGCTCGCTGGACATGGCGACGATCGGCGAACGCATGCGCGCCGTCGACCCCGACACGGGCATCCTCGTGGCCGCCGGGTTCTTCGTCGCGTTCAGCGTCAAGCTCGGCCTGTTCCCCTTCCACTACTGGCTGCCGACCGTCTACGTGGGCTCGCGCCCGGCGGTCGCGGCGATCCTGAGCGGCGGGCTGGCGAACATCGGCGCCTACGGCGTGCTGCGCTTCGGCGGCGAGATGCTGCCCCGCGAACTGGAGCTCGCGGCGATCGGGATGATCGTCATCGGCTGCGCATCGATCCTCTACGGCGCCCTGCTCGCCGTGTCGCGGCGCACGACGCGTGAGATGCTCGCCTACTCGGCGATCGGCCAGGTCGGCTACATCCTGGTGGCGGTCGGCATCGGCGGGCCCGTCGGCTTCGCCGCGGCGATCCTCTACACGGTCGTCAACGCGCTCAACAAGACGCTGCTGTTCCTCACCGCGCGCATGCGGGGCGCGCTGGTCGGCGCCGCGTTCGTCGTCGGCGCGCTCAGCGTGGCGGGCATCCCGCCCGCCGCCGGGTTCGTCGGCAAGCTCCAGCTGTTCCACGCCGCGGCCGGGCGGCCGACGCTGATCGCGCTGATCTTCCTCGGCGGCGCGCTGTCGTTCGTCTACGTGTTCCAGATCTACCAGTACGACTTCTGGCGCGGCGAGCGGCGCGGCCGGCGCTCCGGCCGGCCCCAGCAGGCCGTCGTCGCCGTGCTGGCGCTCGCCGTGCTCGCCGTGGGGCTGTGGCCGGAGCCGCTGCTGGCGCTCAGCCGCGACGCGGCCCAGGTGCTGCCGGGAGCCCGCCGATGA
- a CDS encoding Na+/H+ antiporter subunit E, with protein MTGVLVRAAALASVYLLVLTSLKWGDVLTAAALGLAVALALRAASPARSDARPLQRMWAAAVVAGETAKEMAVGSVRVARFCLRAGRGEQPGMVEIPREGRSRRAVAVWGVLTGEAPDEIVVDVDEERDVLITHLIDAHDPDAVRARHRRNREEWQRKVIE; from the coding sequence ATGACCGGCGTCCTCGTGCGTGCGGCTGCGCTGGCCTCCGTCTACCTGCTGGTGCTGACGAGCCTGAAGTGGGGCGACGTGCTGACCGCCGCGGCGCTCGGCCTCGCCGTCGCGCTGGCGCTGCGCGCGGCGTCCCCCGCCCGCAGCGACGCCCGGCCGCTGCAGCGAATGTGGGCAGCGGCCGTCGTGGCGGGCGAGACCGCGAAGGAGATGGCCGTCGGCAGCGTCCGGGTGGCGCGCTTCTGCCTACGCGCGGGGCGGGGCGAGCAGCCCGGGATGGTCGAGATCCCCCGCGAGGGCCGCTCGCGGCGCGCGGTGGCGGTGTGGGGCGTGCTGACGGGCGAGGCGCCCGACGAGATCGTCGTCGACGTCGACGAGGAGCGCGACGTGCTCATCACGCACCTGATCGACGCCCACGACCCCGACGCGGTGCGCGCCCGCCACCGGCGCAACCGCGAGGAGTGGCAGCGCAAGGTGATCGAGTGA
- a CDS encoding monovalent cation/H+ antiporter complex subunit F, producing MPDVVLAIAFGWVTLLLCAGGVLLLRSRDTLHRVLALDVLVVLVIALLTLLSYRRDVSYYIDAALALALLSFTATLVAADHVRRKGPR from the coding sequence ATGCCCGACGTCGTGCTCGCCATCGCGTTCGGCTGGGTCACGCTGCTGCTGTGCGCCGGCGGCGTGCTGCTCCTGCGCTCGAGGGACACGCTGCACCGCGTGCTCGCGCTCGACGTGCTCGTCGTGCTCGTGATCGCGCTGCTCACGCTGCTGTCCTACCGGCGCGACGTCTCCTACTACATCGACGCCGCGCTCGCGCTCGCGCTGCTGTCGTTCACCGCCACGCTCGTCGCCGCCGACCACGTCCGGCGCAAGGGGCCGCGCTGA
- a CDS encoding cation:proton antiporter, which yields MASTVIDVIAIVLLAVGLGLTTIGLYGLLRMDDIMHQLHAAGLITGPAVILILLASIATGSDEIITSAALVILFVLITSPLSSHAIAQAARRRGGTDDDEDD from the coding sequence ATGGCCTCGACCGTCATCGACGTGATCGCGATCGTCCTGCTCGCGGTGGGGCTCGGGCTGACGACGATCGGCCTCTACGGATTGCTGCGGATGGACGACATCATGCACCAGCTCCACGCGGCCGGGCTGATCACGGGACCGGCGGTCATCCTCATCCTGCTGGCGTCGATCGCCACCGGCAGCGACGAGATCATCACGAGCGCCGCGCTCGTCATCCTGTTCGTGCTGATCACCTCGCCGCTCTCCTCGCACGCGATCGCGCAGGCGGCGCGGCGCCGGGGCGGGACCGACGACGACGAGGACGACTAG